One genomic window of Fusarium keratoplasticum isolate Fu6.1 chromosome 3, whole genome shotgun sequence includes the following:
- a CDS encoding NACHT domain-containing protein: MDPITALQTASAIIGIVDFGTRLLSSTYEIYQSASGHTAREVGLSTLSEELSGLGKQLQDRLPATSSAASASDRTLQNLSARCVQASNKLHSAIHDLQANRSGNGRISIAANSFASALKAVWNKGEIESLREELIELRSQITFAAIISVLSESKQDGQRHIELKDRLDHITNQLDGRDDNAHQFARELAQITALGNSSDFIPRHTDLVEILWGIDWKSWAAHYEGNLFMDFHSAPHTHAAGLPIPIKILRSLSFRELNSRKEAIPEAYASTCSWIFRDSETDENGEQLEWPSFPTWLEQRDQEIYWITGKPGSGKSTLMKYIIENPELQSHLQEYAEDLPCLKASFFFWNPGSEMETSREGLLRTLLHQCLQGRPDLIPAVAPRRWALYNLLGGETIPPRWTWKELKESFDILCSFHGQEFRLAFFIDGLDEFKECEASPGLLISWIRHTATQYGIKICVSSRPWNVFADAFGREPSLTMQNLSKRDIERFVRTEFDKSIAFQEVKEVFQDDATSIIKEIIEKAQGVFLWVNLVVRNLLLTLIDNPSLADLKRKLAEIPSDIVGLYNAIWLSIPAERHSRSSKILQICGVSLEPCKAVMWLATEDNPNLQAITNAGIHNVMKRVLDGHTRGICELVQDRVQFLHRSAADWVKDGPTRAEICSKAPPDFEPSLNLLEAHIQYQTVMKARGLTTAFGPLELVRILFECITGLYHAVTADRISQLSVRLIQATDDVNKLGYDIAAQGRSFPEWDLAARSKDSTPEGWSTRHWLAQQTGGHSGAENCFVGFTASAGFVDYVKRKIKDEPSLLIPKKGRISILENTIFRHGLGTQPVFPFNPAPSRSSYGTGRLEIIRFILETSPHWYKTAHGKQMLEAVADLESMGNDPEEAKWCQEVLELLEEFEYKSPKFWRRKRDQGILAGPINKASHKTSRLLREFKNELGQYFGKVRREAGG; this comes from the exons ATGGATCCCATAACCGCCCTTCAGACGGCatccgccatcatcggcatcgtcgacTTTGGCACTCGCCTCCTCTCCAGCACCTACGAAATCTACCAGTCGGCGTCTGGTCACACTGCGCGCGAAGTGGGGTTGTCAACCCTGTCGGAAGAGCTGAGCGGCCTCGGGAAGCAACTTCAAGATCGCCTTCCAGCAACGTCCAGTGCAGCCTCTGCCTCGGACAGGACTCTGCAGAACCTCTCGGCGCGATGTGTCCAAGCCAGCAACAAGCTACATTCGGCCATTCACGATTTGCAGGCAAATCGGTCTGGAAATGGCAGAATCAGTATAGCCGCCAATAGTTTCGCATCTGCCCTCAAGGCAGTGTGGAATAAGGGCGAGATTGAGTCTTTGAGGGAAGAATTGATAGAACTTCGTTCGCAAATTACCTTCGCAGCCATTATTTCCGTCTT GTCGGAATCAAAACAAGATGGCCAGAGACACATTGAGTTGAAGGACCGACTAGATCATATCACCAACCAGCTCGACGGCCGCGACGACAACGCTCACCAGTTCGCCAGGGAGCTCGCACAGATAACAGCACTGGGCAACTCAAGCGACTTCATCCCTAGGCACACCGATCTCGTTGAAATCCTCTGGGGGATAGACTGGAAGTCATGGGCAGCCCATTACGAGGGAAACCTGTTCATGGACTTCCACTCAGCCCCTCATACCCACGCCGCTGGCCTCCCCATACCGATAAAGATCTTGAGAAGTCTCTCGTTTCGGGAGCTCAACTCCAGAAAAGAGGCCATTCCTGAAGCATATGCCAGCACCTGCAGCTGGATCTTTCGGGATTCAGAGACGGACGAGAATGGCGAGCAGCTGGAGTGGCCAAGCTTCCCAACGTGGCTGGAGCAAAGGGATCAAGAAATCTACTGGATCACTGGAAAGCCCGGTTCCGGCAAATCCACGCTGATGAAGTACATCATTGAGAATCCAGAGCTGCAATCTCACCTTCAGGAATACGCGGAAGATCTCCCCTGTTTGaaggccagcttcttcttctggaacCCAGGTTCAGAGATGGAAACGTCACGAGAAGGCCTCCTTCGGACACTTCTTCACCAGTGCTTGCAAGGCAGACCAGACCTCATCCCTGCTGTGGCACCTCGTCGATGGGCACTATACAATTTACTGGGAGGCGAAACCATTCCTCCAAGGTGGACCTGGAAGGAGTTGAAGGAGTCATTTGATATTCTATGCTCATTCCACGGACAAGAATTTCGATTAgccttcttcatcgacgGCCTCGATGAGTTCAAAGAGTGTGAAGCATCTCCCGGTCTCCTAATCAGCTGGATACGTCATACGGCAACACAATATGGCATCAAGATATGCGTCTCAAGTCGCCCCTGGAACGTATTTGCGGATGCATTCGGGAGAGAACCCTCTTTAACAATGCAGAATCTCTCGAAGAGGGACATTGAGCGATTTGTCCGCACAGAGTTCGACAAAAGCATTGCGTTCCAAGAGGTTAAGGAAGTCTTTCAAGATGACGCAACGTCGATAATCAAGGAGATCATCGAAAAGGCTCAGGGCGTGTTCCTCTGGGTCAACCTCGTAGTTCGCAATCTCCTCTTAACCCTGATTGACAATCCATCCTTAGCCGACCTGAAACGAAAGCTCGCCGAGATCCCCAGTGACATCGTCGGCCTGTACAATGCGATATGGCTATCCATCCCAGCCGAGAGACATTCTCGGTCGTCTAAGATCTTACAGATCTGCGGCGTTTCATTGGAACCCTGCAAGGCAGTCATGTGGCTTGCCACCGAGGACAACCCCAACCTGCAAGCCATCACCAATGCGGGAATCCACAACGTCATGAAGCGAGTTCTCGACGGCCACACGAGAGGCATATGCGAGCTGGTACAGGACAGAGTGCAATTCCTTCATCGGTCAGCGGCAGATTGGGTAAAAGACGGCCCAACGAGAGCCGAAATCTGCTCCAAAGCACCACCAGACTTTGAGCCAAGCCTCAACTTACTAGAAGCCCATATTCAGTACCAGACAGTGATGAAGGCACGCGGTCTTACAACAGCGTTCGGCCCACTTGAATTAGTCCGGATTCTGTTCGAATGCATAACCGGGCTCTACCACGCTGTCACCGCAGACAGGATAAGCCAGCTCAGCGTCCGGCTCATCCAAGCCACGGACGACGTTAATAAGCTAGGATACGACATAGCTGCCCAAGGCCGAAGTTTTCCTGAATGGGATTTGGCAGCCCGGTCAAAAGACTCAACACCGGAAGGATGGTCAACCAGGCATTGGCTCGCGCAGCAAACCGGGGGACATTCCGGGGCCGAAAACTGCTTCGTCGGATTCACAGCCAGCGCCGGCTTCGTCGACTACGTcaaaagaaaaataaaggACGAGccctccctcctcatccCAAAGAAAGGCAGAATTTCCATCCTAGAGAACACCATATTCAGGCACGGCCTTGGTACACAACCCGTTTTCCCGTTTAATCCCGCCCCATCCAGGTCTTCCTACGGGACGGGCAGACTCGAGATCATCCGGTTCATCTTAGAGACGAGTCCGCACTGGTACAAGACGGCCCACGGCAAGCAGATGCTCGAGGCCGTAGCCGATCTAGAGTCGATGGGCAATGACCCAGAGGAAGCAAAGTGGTGTCAAGAGGTGCTTGAACTGCTGGAAGAATTTGAGTACAAGTCCCCCAAGTTTTGGAGGCGCAAACGGGATCAAGGGATCTTAGCTGGCCCAATCAACAAAGCCAGCCACAAAACGAGTAGACTCCTCAGGGAGTTCAAGAATGAACTGGGACAGTATTTTGGCAAAGTTAGAAGAGAGGCGGGAGGATGA
- a CDS encoding G domain-containing protein, which yields MASPILKRPALGQVSALGSLYDARSDTFLPLSLFDEPLPPDAVEITQHQSPEAKVVNGDTFAEKFDACGIDGELAVSVLAGLAKVEGSGLYLSDKRDTNHAVQSSLHYDFITVEEKLNLTATGIKGCVALNRLDADAATHIVTGIHWGARYVFTAKQQLDPSKDRSQVSSNLEAQMSLLKTAGLSRVEDETYTHSETSVELSVFGDDLAKVPFLTNFADAQDLIENMPGNIARAGDGKGQPLVYALMPLSLLAVLRILDIKANFTYHQLGADCAQRCVQLFDDIQDAIQRLSDYFARLQTHQACVPPEHIDFIAQLLARSKTLEVIPEADFASLVKAARSGEASEQQLWNRLTAFIGDDSPHNILSSMAYEEKMDFQDLLMREGAYLVGYEGPSVSSLLHGNQYDDAFVFYFNEHVRHHSDVWEENLAAFLDILKDQSHHKLAIAVDQGAVDHDSHGTSLEKPYISHLRRGRVISEDLVEKRKVLAANCVMRVAEDALDPSVNGKPLDRRAVKIPCPRHSCDQKLQCNWICGSCQSAVEYGVVDELLYCDCGASVYHKWEFQCNDPKHGSHWEKYSRPELLRKLKALEPFEDLNILILGETGVGKSTWINAFINYLSYESIDEALNAEDLKCVIPCSFQTQTAVDGRFVETEIKLGSSESEKDGSGGQSATQSTEVYTVNIGKTRVRLIDTPGIGDTRGVDQDNSNMNDILTVLRTYNNLHGVLILLKPNAARLTVMFRFCIKQLLTHLHRNAANNIVFGFTNTRGSNYKPGDTFKPLNALLSEYKDVSMGLFENNVYCFDSESFRYLAAKKKGIDIGHLEDNRRSWEYSVGECERLVKHCQGITPHQVRSTINLNETRNTIHRLTEPMTFIAEKIRASIDVNNDAIKELRDFELTRQQLQQRLFVQKETLTSEKVDKPQTVCTHDDCVEIRTDFEGKMETATTIYKTVCHEGCYLKSVDRNKKGHPELQNCAAMGLAGMCKCGHSWMDHMHIYYKYVPTTYQHRDAATDRDLIKNADNIQLREEAIRMKKEAIEEFKLEHRQVQEAAIQFGFFLKRHAITPYNDATIEYIDMLIDQERQKIKVGGSNQRRGKLEKEKAEYLQRVEVLEKAMRQGDESKLLDDTGVAQLVESLYGLPHFGDDLRNIVNIQERAAESTYRERSCNVSGGAHFHRRRQRTQTRTGERRNENLGEGPSAPVKIISSYEPIPGSFPREPTGGTVRAKPRARSVAPNEPSQGQGIWTKFTKLVRVFS from the coding sequence ATGGCGTCTCCTATCCTCAAACGTCCGGCTCTCGGACAAGTTTCCGCCCTAGGGAGTCTCTACGATGCTCGCAGCGACACCTTCCTCCCATTGTCCCTATTCGAtgaacctcttcctcccgATGCCGTGGAGATCACCCAGCACCAATCGCCCGAGGCCAAAGTGGTCAATGGGGACACCTTCGCGGAGAAGTTCGATGCATGTGGCATCGATGGCGAGCTGGCCGTCAGCGTCCTAGCTGGACttgccaaggttgagggTTCCGGCCTCTACTTGTCCGACAAGCGCGACACGAACCATGCTGTGCAGTCTTCTCTACACTACGATTTCATCACTGTAGAAGAGAAACTTAATCTTACTGCCACTGGCATCAAAGGATGCGTCGCACTCAACCGTTTGGACGCCGATGCCGCTACTCACATCGTCACTGGTATTCACTGGGGTGCCCGCTACGTGTTCACCGCTAAGCAACAACTTGATCCCTCCAAAGACAGAAGCCAGGTTTCTAGCAACCTAGAGGCACAGATGTCTTTGCTCAAGACAGCAGGACTGTCACGAGTCGAAGATGAGACCTATACCCATTCTGAAACCTCTGTCGAACTGAGCGTCTTCGGAGACGACCTCGCTAAAGTTCCCTTCCTGACCAACTTTGCCGACGCCCAGGATCTCATCGAGAACATGCCCGGCAATATCGCCAGAGCTGGTGACGGGAAGGGCCAGCCACTGGTTTACGCCCTAATGCCGCTCTCTCTGCTCGCCGTGCTTCGGATACttgacatcaaggccaacttCACCTACCATCAGCTGGGGGCTGACTGCGCCCAAAGATGTGTGCAGCTATTTGACGACATCCAGGACGCAATCCAACGACTCAGCGACTATTTTGCTCGACTACAGACTCATCAAGCCTGTGTTCCGCCTGAACATATTGACTTCATTGCACAACTTCTTGCCAGGAGTAAAACCTTGGAAGTCATCCCAGAGGCTGACTTCGCGAGCCTAGTCAAGGCAGCTCGAAGCGGCGAGGCGAGTGAGCAGCAACTTTGGAATCGGCTCACAGCATTCATTGGAGATGACTCGCCTCACAACATTCTGTCCTCCATGGCATACGAAGAGAAGATGGATTTCCAAGATCTTCTCATGCGCGAGGGAGCATACCTCGTCGGCTACGAGGGCCCGTCGGTATCCTCCTTGTTGCACGGGAATCAGTATGACGACGCGTTTGTCTTTTACTTCAACGAACATGTCCGTCATCATTCCGACGTATGGGAGGAGAATCTTGCAGCATTCCTAGACATTCTGAAAGATCAGTCTCACCACAAACTCGCTATCGCTGTCGATCAGGGCGCGGTTGACCATGACTCTCACGGCACTTCCCTGGAGAAGCCCTACATCTCGCACTTGCGAAGAGGACGAGTCATCAGTGAAGACCTTGTAGAGAAACGCAAGGTCTTGGCCGCCAACTGTGTGATGCGCGTTGCCGAAGACGCGCTAGATCCCTCCGTGAACGGCAAACCTCTCGACAGAAGAGCCGTCAAGATTCCCTGTCCACGCCACAGCTGCGACCAGAAGCTGCAATGCAACTGGATCTGTGGCTCTTGCCAGTCAGCAGTCGAGTACGGTGTTGTCGATGAATTGCTGTACTGCGACTGCGGAGCGAGTGTCTACCACAAGTGGGAGTTCCAGTGCAACGATCCAAAACACGGCTCACACTGGGAAAAGTATAGCCGTCCTGAGCTTCTTCGAAAACTCAAGGCGCTCGAGCCGTTCGAGGATCTCAACATCTTGATCCTGGGCGAGACAGGAGTTGGGAAATCGACATGGATCAACGCATTCATCAACTACCTCTCATACGAATCAATCGACGAGGCATTGAACGCTGAAGACCTGAAATGTGTCATTCCTTGTTCCTTTCAGACACAAACCGCCGTTGACGGCAGATTTGTCGAGACGGAAATCAAGCTTGGCTCTAGTGAGTCGGAAAAGGATGGTTCTGGAGGTCAATCAGCCACGCAGTCGACCGAGGTGTATACCGTCAATATCGGCAAGACGCGTGTCCGCCTTATCGATACGCCTGGAATTGGAGACACCCGTGGTGTTGATCAGGACAACTCCAACATGAACGACATCTTGACAGTCTTGCGGACTTACAACAACCTTCACGGAGTTCTCATACTCTTGAAGCCAAATGCCGCTCGATTGACCGTCATGTTCCGATTCTGCATCAAACAGCTATTGACACACCTGCATCGCAACGCGGCCAACAACATTGTGTTTGGATTCACAAACACCCGTGGCTCCAATTACAAGCCTGGCGACACCTTCAAGCCCTTGAATGCCCTCCTGTCCGAGTACAAGGACGTCAGCATGGGTTTATTCGAGAACAACGTTTACTGCTTCGACTCGGAAAGCTTTCGATACCTTGCCGCCAAAAAGAAGGGCATTGACATTGGCCACTTGGAAGACAACCGTCGCAGCTGGGAATACTCGGTCGGAGAGTGTGAGCGGCTCGTTAAGCACTGTCAAGGCATCACTCCCCATCAAGTGCGCAGCACCATTAACCTCAACGAAACTCGTAACACGATTCACCGACTGACAGAGCCTATGACATTCATTGCCGAGAAGATCAGAGCGAGCATCGATGTCAACAATGATGCTATCAAGGAGCTTCGGGACTTTGAACTCACGCGGCAACAACTTCAGCAGCGCCTCTTCGTCCAAAAGGAGACTCTAACTTCGGAAAAAGTGGACAAACCGCAAACAGTCTGTACGCACGACGATTGTGTCGAGATTCGCACCGACTTCGAAGGCAAAATGGAGACTGCCACAACCATCTACAAGACGGTTTGCCACGAAGGCTGCTACCTAAAGAGCGTCGATCGCAACAAAAAGGGTCACCCTGAATTGCAAAATTGCGCCGCGATGGGTCTAGCTGGCATGTGCAAATGTGGCCACTCTTGGATGGACCATATGCACATCTACTACAAGTATGTGCCGACGACTTATCAACACCGAGATGCGGCCACAGACAGAGATCTCATCAAGAACGCCGATAATATCCAGCTCAGAGAGGAAGCAATCcggatgaagaaggaggccattgaggagTTCAAGCTTGAGCAccgacaagtccaagaagcagctaTCCAAtttggcttcttcctcaagagACACGCCATCACGCCCTACAACGACGCTACCATCGAGTACATCGACATGCTCATCGACCAGGAGAGACAGAAGATCAAGGTCGGGGGATCAAACCAACGTCGTGGCAAActtgagaaggagaaagCTGAATATCTTCAAAGGGTGGAAGTACTGGAAAAGGCCATGAGGCAGGGCGACGAGTCCAAACTCCTGGATGATACGGGTGTGGCGCAGCTGGTCGAAAGCCTATACGGCCTACCTCATTTCGGAGACGACCTCCGAAACATTGTCAACATTCAGGAGAGGGCGGCTGAGTCTACATATCGAGAACGGTCCTGCAATGTGTCAGGAGGGGCGCActtccatcgtcgacgacagAGAACCCAGACTCGGACTGGCGAACGACGCAATGAAAATCTTGGAGAGGGGCCGTCAGCTCCGGTGAAGATCATTTCGTCTTATGAACCGATCCCTGGATCGTTTCCTAGGGAACCCACTGGAGGCACTGTCAGAGCGAAGCCACGTGCCCGTTCTGTAGCACCGAATGAACCATCTCAGGGGCAGGGAATTTGGACAAAGTTCACAAAACTTGTCCGGGTCTTTTCATGA
- a CDS encoding Multifunctional fusion protein, with amino-acid sequence MALLGSSSVLGAFALPPLRNEPIIAYGPGTPERSSLVEEMATMKKEMPFEVHPNVNGKDVVGVAEHTQKSPFEHKLAVAKYSHATPELVDNAIQGALEAKKTWSKTSLHDRAAIFYRAVALLRGPYQYRMMAATMHGQGKNAYQASIDCAAESIDFLTMFPSLAEKLYQAQPPFNAPDVWNRSEVRPLDGFVYAVSPFNFTALAVNLVLAPLITGNVVIWKPSPGAIYSSWLFNHIMIEAGLPAGVLQFLPGDAEQVTAQIFQSRDFSGLHFTGSTTVFRQLATTIGSKMNFWKSYPRIVGETGGKNFHLIHPSADVRNAALKSIRAAFEYQGQKCSALSRVYLPASLAESFKEILVRETEALTMGDKFTDFMGPVISQSAFDRVSKYIQDAKNTSHIKVLAGGTYDDSTGYYIRPTVVETSDPKSRFMTEEIFGPFLCLYVYDDTDFGPKIFELIDETTEYALSGAVFAKDRQAIVEATEGLQFAAGNFYVNDQCTGAMPGHQPFGGSRASGTNDKAGSLGLLTRFVSSRTIKEGFATIDSVLYPSNQE; translated from the exons ATGGCTTTGTTAGGTAGCAGCTCCGTTTTGGGCGCCTTCGCTTTGCCCCCTCTGCGAAATGAGCCTATT ATCGCTTATGGCCCAGGAACCCCTGAGCGGTCCTCACTCGTCGAGGAGATGGCCACGATGAAGAAAGAGATGCCATTCGAAGTCCACCCTAACGTGAACGGTAAAGAT GTTGTCGGTGTCGCAGAGCACACCCAGAAGAGCCCCTTCGAGCACAAGCTCGCCGTGGCAAAGTATTCCCACGCAACTCCCGAGCTCGTGGACAATGCCATTCAAGGAGCactcgaggccaagaagacgtgGTCCAAAACGTCTCTGCACGATCGCGCTGCCATCTTCTACCGGGCTGTTGCTTTGCTCAGAGGACCATACCAGTATCGTATGATGGCAGCAACTATGCATGGGCAGGGCAAAAATGCCTACCAAGCCAGCATTGACTGTGCTGCCGAG TCCATTGACTTTCTCACAATGTTCCCATCCCTTGCGGAGAAGCTCTACCAAGCTCAGCCTCCGTTCAACGCCCCCGATGTGTGGAA TCGGAGCGAAGTCCGTCCTCTAGACGGCTTCGTTTATGCTGTCTCGCCGTTCAACTTCACCGCCCTGGCCGTCAACCTTGTCTTGGCTCCCCTCATCACGGGAAACGTTGTCATCTGGAAGCCCAGTCCCGGTGCTATCTACTCTAGTTGGCTGTTCAACCACATCATGATCGAGGCTGGCCTTCCAGCCGGCGTCCTCCAATTTCTGCCAGGTGATGCCGAGCAGGTGACGGCCCAGATCTTTCAAAGTCGCGACTTTAGCGGCCTCCATTTCACGGGCAGCACGACCGTGTTTCGACAGCTTGCAACCACTATCGGCTCCAAGATGAACTTTTGGAAGTCATACCCACGTATCGTGGGCGAGACAG GTGGAAAGAacttccatctcatccacccATCTGCGGATGTGAGGAATGCTGCACTCAAATCTATTCGTGCAGCTTTCGAGTACCAGGGACAGAAGTGCAGCGCCTTATCCCGCGTCTACTTGCCCGCATCGTTAGCCGAATCCTTCAAGGAGATCCTTGTCCGCGAAACCGAAGCTCTCACCATGGGCGACAAGTTTACAGACTTTATGGGACCTGTCATTAGCCAGTCTGCCTTTGATCGCGTCTCAAAGTACATCCAGGACGCCAAGAATACTTCACACATTAAGGTCCTTGCTGGGGGCACATACGATGACTCAACCGGCTACTACATTCGACCAACAGTGGTCGAGACGTCCGACCCCAAATCCCGCTTCATGACCGAGGAGATCTTTGGGCCTTTCCTGTGTCTGTATGTGTACGACGATACCGACTTTGGTCCTAAGATCTTTGAGCTCATCGACGAAACCACCGAATATGCACTCTCGGGtgccgtctttgccaaggacCGTCAAGCTATCGTTGAAGCCACTGAAGGGCTTCAATTTGCGGCTGGTAACTTTTATGTCAA CGACCAGTGCACAGGCGCGATGCCAGGTCACCAGCCATTTGGTGGTTCCAGAGCCAGTGGCACCAACGACAAGGCCGGTTCTTTGGGTTTGTTGACGAGATTCGTGTCCTCCAGGACAATCAAAGAAGGCTTTGCCACCATTGATTCGGTGTTGTACCCATCAAATCAGGAGTAG
- a CDS encoding AA-permease domain-containing protein encodes MSLSMESDSATHQTGGATKTGKDDANISLRRSPSNPIGQSFTVPVSSQLQRRLNNRQIQLFAIGGTIGQAVFVSLGTPLAQGGPGSLLLGYIIYSLIMGMVVNCSAEMVTFMPVPGALIQHAGKWVDEAFGFMVGWNYFFWFALTLPFELVGASLVMGFWRDDIPVAAVICVMIVFYTVLNIVAVNWFGEVEFWMSLGKVLLLVSVFFFTFVTMVGGNPRHDAYGFRYWNNPGSFLEYGDTGSVGRFRGFLACFYNAAFVVVGPESISAIAGEARNPRYTIKNAFKSMYLRFFLFFVGSALCIGIVIAANDPKLVAIVEGTSDAGDSAAGSPYVIAASNLGISTFPSMINALLLTSIISAGNNYVFAASRGLYAMAERGFAPKFLLKVTKSGVPLYCLGFTIIFCAIAFLQLSSSTVEVYNWLISLTTAAGLVTFLTMTITYIFFYRALKAQGIDRRTLPYCGWGQPYMAYAATALLAIVILTFGYETFMPWSVSSFFINYTFLLLALLTFGFWKIVKGTKFVKPHEADLVWDRPEIDAHEASIMEPQIGFWREIGELFCLGRKGKVMDHASG; translated from the exons ATGTCATTATCCATGGAATCCGACTCTGCTACCCACCAGACCGGTGGAGCAACCAAGACAGGAAAAGATGATGCAAATATCAGTTTACGCCGCTCACCGAGCAACCCCATCGGCCAAAGCTTCACCGTTCCTGTCAGTTCCCAGCTCCAGCGCCGACTCAACAACCGGCAGATCCAGCTCTTTGCCATCGGCGGCACCATCGGCCAGGCCGTCTTTGTCTCGCTAGGCACGCCTCTCGCACAAGGTGGGCCGGGCAGCCTCTTGCTGGGATACATCATATACTCTCTCATCATGGGTATGGTGGTTAACTGCTCGGCCGAGATGGTCACTTTCATGCCTGTGCCAGGAGCTCTCATCCAGCACGCTGGCAAGTGGGTTGACGAGGCATTCGGTTTCATGGTTGGCTGGAACTATTTTTTCTGGTTCGCCCTCACGCTCCCGTTTGAGCTTGTCGGCGCGAGCCTGGTGATGGGTTTCTGGCGTGACGATATCCCAGTTGCCGCTGTCATCTGCGTCATGATAGTATTCTACAC CGTCCTGAACATCGTGGCTGTGAATTGGTTTGGCGAAGTCGAATTCTGGATGTCCCTGGGCAaagtccttcttcttgtctccgtcttcttcttcacatTTGTCACCATGGTGGGAGGAAACCCTCGACACGACGCATATGGCTTTCGGTATTGGAACAATCCG GGCTCATTCCTCGAATACGGCGACACGGGCTCAGTCGGTAGATTCCGAGGCTTCCTAGCCTGCTTCTATAACGCGGCATTTGTCGTTGTCGGGCCTGAATCCATCTCCGCCATCGCCGGAGAGGCTAGGAACCCACGATACACAATCAAAAACGCCTTCAAGAGCATGTATCTCCGgttctttctcttcttcgtTGGATCGGCGCTCTgcatcggcatcgtcattGCCGCCAACGACCCAAAGCTGGTCGCCATCGTGGAAGGAACCTCTGATGCCGGGGACTCTGCTGCTGGGTCGCCATATGtcatcgccgccagcaaCCTAGGCATCTCAACATTCCCGAGTATGATCAACGCCCTACTCTTGACTAGCATTATCTCGGCCGGAAACAATTACGTCTTTGCTGCCTCTCGAGGCCTCTATGCCATGGCGGAGCGCGGATTTGCCCCCAAGTTCCTGCTCAAGGTCACCAAGAGCGGTGTGCCTCTCTACTGCCTCGGATTTACAATCATCTTCTGTGCTATTGCATTTTTGCAGCTCAGTAGTTCAACTGTTGAAGTATACAACTG GCTCATTTCGCTCACAACTGCGGCTGGCCTCGTCACTTTCCTGACAATGACGATAACCTACATCTTCTTCTACAGGGCTCTCAAAGCTCAAGGTATTGACCGCAGAACCTTGCCGTACTGCGGTTGGGGCCAGCCTTACATGGCTTACGCCGCCACCGCACTCTTGGCCATAGTCATCCTCACTTTCGGCTACGAGACATTTATGCCCTGGAGCGTTTCCAGCTTCTTTATCAACTAtacctttcttcttctggcgCTTTTGACATTTGGATTCTGGAAGATTGTCAAGGGAACCAAGTTTGTCAAGCCTCATGAGGCGGACCTGGTCTGGGATCGCCCGGAGATTGATGCCCATGAGGCGTCTATCATGGAGCCACAAATCGGCTTCTGGCGCGAGATAGGCGAGTTGTTCTGTCTGGGTAGGAAGGGCAAGGTTATGGATCATGCTTCTGGCTAA